Proteins encoded within one genomic window of Tidjanibacter massiliensis:
- a CDS encoding BACON domain-containing protein: MKKNVAVVLSAVVTAAVLGSCTDPKGAGEEHFIKVDDAELSFLADDSRSVTVGVRAYPAEWSVESDASWIRYTESEGAVAITVAPNTGDAERKGVITVTAGQARQEIGVWQLGQSGFDGARYRLLDDLYGNCLISPNGRYAGGYYLDYDENDHTIYFPVIIDIATDERVVFGPFPKSMFSFSDAMAITSQGTLFLDDGVGGGVVGFTLDGDYFSTEVAPGFKSRTVITGSSLDGSVMVGYGTGSPEGHTYGPVKVVDGEYRPLPLPELNYRDMPHDQGILAFGISADGTVIYGSTWDNLDAGMVYWDKEGNVHHVGEDVRDVREVTMVDALGEEYQYNLCDGVMTWAGAGNASPSGRWLAGTFCTETLSEDRREVYTSYCPAFFNTETKTTVIFDELGGFGGSAVTDDGIGFVGSTDGMASCRVVDVNTGVQLYGSLAEWVRAEFDIVIPGGALMYICPDGRSFMGTSLTTGIGGAENIFWYVADPNEQ; the protein is encoded by the coding sequence ATGAAAAAAAATGTAGCCGTCGTGTTGTCCGCAGTTGTAACGGCCGCGGTTCTGGGAAGCTGTACCGACCCGAAGGGGGCGGGAGAGGAGCACTTCATCAAGGTGGATGATGCGGAGCTTTCGTTCCTTGCCGACGACAGCAGGTCTGTGACCGTGGGCGTCAGGGCTTACCCGGCCGAGTGGAGCGTCGAGAGCGATGCATCGTGGATACGATACACCGAATCGGAGGGGGCGGTAGCCATTACCGTGGCGCCCAATACCGGCGATGCGGAGCGTAAGGGAGTCATTACCGTGACGGCCGGTCAGGCCCGGCAGGAAATCGGCGTTTGGCAGTTGGGTCAGAGCGGCTTCGACGGTGCCCGATACCGTTTGCTGGACGACCTGTACGGCAACTGTCTCATCTCTCCGAACGGACGGTATGCGGGAGGGTATTATCTGGATTACGATGAGAACGACCATACCATTTATTTTCCCGTGATTATCGACATAGCAACCGACGAACGGGTCGTTTTCGGACCCTTCCCGAAATCGATGTTCTCTTTCTCCGATGCGATGGCGATAACTTCGCAGGGGACGCTCTTCCTTGACGATGGCGTGGGCGGCGGCGTAGTGGGATTCACCCTCGACGGAGATTATTTCAGTACCGAGGTTGCGCCCGGTTTTAAGAGCAGGACGGTGATAACGGGCAGCTCGCTGGACGGCAGTGTGATGGTAGGTTACGGTACCGGTTCCCCGGAGGGGCATACCTACGGCCCGGTGAAGGTGGTGGACGGCGAGTACCGGCCGCTGCCCCTGCCCGAACTCAACTATCGCGACATGCCGCACGACCAAGGCATCCTTGCGTTCGGCATATCGGCTGACGGGACGGTGATATACGGAAGTACGTGGGATAACCTCGACGCAGGTATGGTCTATTGGGACAAGGAGGGCAACGTACACCATGTGGGCGAAGACGTGCGTGATGTCCGGGAAGTCACGATGGTCGATGCGCTGGGCGAGGAGTATCAGTACAATCTGTGCGACGGCGTGATGACGTGGGCCGGTGCGGGCAATGCAAGCCCCAGCGGCAGGTGGCTTGCCGGGACATTCTGTACCGAGACGCTCAGCGAGGACCGACGCGAGGTCTATACCTCCTATTGTCCCGCCTTCTTCAATACGGAAACCAAGACTACAGTGATATTCGATGAACTCGGCGGATTCGGCGGCAGCGCCGTCACGGACGACGGCATCGGTTTCGTGGGCAGTACGGACGGTATGGCGAGCTGCCGTGTAGTCGATGTGAATACGGGCGTCCAGCTCTACGGTTCATTGGCGGAGTGGGTGCGTGCCGAATTCGATATCGTCATCCCCGGCGGGGCGTTGATGTATATCTGCCCGGACGGCAGGTCCTTCATGGGAACCAGCCTGACGACGGGTATCGGCGGGGCCGAGAACATATTTTGGTACGTGGCCGACCCGAACGAGCAGTGA